The following are encoded together in the Fibrobacter sp. UWB10 genome:
- a CDS encoding FISUMP domain-containing protein, with protein sequence MTTIAFVALAACSSDDSSSAEYLEQESSSSIEESSSSVEISSSSQEHYSSSSEQIFIDERDGQPYRYVVIGEQTWMAQNLNYTDPAKNYSYDYTPDIADPTLGRYYWDQDAKVSCPAGWHLPRFMDFSKLVMAVGGPDSAGKLLRSTDAWYDRQGETDIYGFAAVPSGMKCIRSVNTRAVFMSAEYAQYGSLYSFNLEAEKPVEWKDNSADCYMVVRCVKDDDFYEPLPDSADVVAQEPCRTKDEDNCEYGTFKDSRDGNEYKTVVIGNQTWMAENLKLEYPYISGCIDNSQDSCAKYGTAYNWAVVMDSLGYYSDASIGCGFQKYCDRPKNVRGICPEGWHLPGLAEYKTLLYAVKESTSKNSNLKAYADSWVEEYGNIDNSFHDVYGFSLLPAGYNMEKTGHFACLWTSYDISPGFAYMLYSDYQKASLKKNEKVVACSVRCVKD encoded by the coding sequence TTGACGACAATCGCTTTTGTTGCACTGGCTGCATGTTCCAGTGACGATTCTTCGTCGGCTGAATATTTAGAACAGGAATCTAGCAGTTCCATTGAGGAATCGAGCAGCTCGGTAGAAATATCCAGCAGTTCCCAGGAACATTATAGTTCGAGTAGTGAGCAAATTTTTATTGACGAACGCGATGGACAGCCTTATCGGTATGTTGTCATTGGCGAACAGACCTGGATGGCGCAGAATTTGAACTACACGGATCCTGCCAAAAACTATTCCTATGATTATACTCCAGATATAGCCGATCCTACTCTAGGGCGTTACTATTGGGACCAAGATGCGAAAGTCTCGTGCCCTGCAGGCTGGCATCTCCCGAGATTTATGGATTTTAGCAAACTGGTGATGGCTGTTGGTGGTCCAGATTCCGCGGGTAAACTGTTGCGGTCAACAGACGCTTGGTACGATAGGCAGGGCGAGACGGACATCTATGGATTTGCTGCGGTTCCTTCGGGAATGAAGTGCATTAGATCGGTCAATACTAGGGCTGTATTTATGTCGGCTGAGTACGCTCAGTACGGTAGCCTGTATTCCTTCAACCTGGAAGCGGAAAAACCGGTGGAATGGAAAGATAATAGTGCGGACTGCTATATGGTCGTAAGGTGTGTGAAGGATGATGACTTTTATGAGCCCTTGCCCGATTCGGCGGATGTCGTAGCGCAGGAACCATGCAGGACGAAAGACGAGGACAACTGTGAATACGGAACATTCAAAGATAGTCGCGATGGCAATGAATACAAGACTGTCGTGATTGGAAATCAAACATGGATGGCGGAAAACTTGAAACTGGAGTATCCGTACATATCTGGTTGCATCGACAACAGCCAGGATTCTTGTGCCAAGTACGGAACTGCGTATAACTGGGCTGTGGTTATGGATAGTCTAGGCTATTATTCCGACGCCTCGATTGGTTGTGGCTTCCAAAAATATTGCGACCGCCCGAAGAATGTTCGTGGGATTTGTCCTGAAGGTTGGCATTTGCCTGGACTTGCCGAATACAAGACATTGCTTTATGCAGTCAAGGAATCAACTTCTAAAAACAGTAACTTGAAGGCTTATGCTGATTCCTGGGTTGAAGAATATGGAAATATCGATAATTCATTCCATGATGTGTACGGATTTTCGCTTCTTCCCGCAGGATACAATATGGAAAAAACGGGTCACTTTGCATGCCTTTGGACTTCTTACGATATCTCGCCCGG
- the secD gene encoding protein translocase subunit SecD codes for MNKKKFGMRELIILLVIVLSAYTVWPSIQVHTKKGEEKQTFLKENPKVGAKSINFGLDLAGGTAITLEIDKSNVKGDDIKDIQEQSLEIIRNRVDQYGLSEPQISPSGDDRIVVELAGVDDSTAKALVGSTAKLEFKILAEAEKFTQVVGLIDQYLTRQTTDIVADSAATDSTAKDSTVAKVDSAKDTTKALSDDELLGKAPAAEVAANDSAKDSAAVEAQPASEVGVALSAYYLSFGNGGFIAEENVEKVKKLLATDGVQKLIPRDVAFAFGSGLEPVQRDSKIKAKRLYLLKRRAEMAGDDVVDARPYRVSDGVSAGEVAVSLKFGGIGPKKFSAVTAANIGKQMAIVLDNQVISAPVIRDRIPNGEAQITGLDDMAEANRLSVVLRAGALKAPMKIIESRSVGATLGEENIVQGFGSGAIGLILCLVFMVAYYRLGGLIASFGMVINTLVTAAVMSVFNATLTLPGIAGFILVVGMSLDANVIIYERIREELKNGLTARAAVAKGYERAFGAILDSNLTTVLTGLILYKIGTGSVKGFGLTLTIGILTSLFCAITVTRSILDWKLAKRDATTLSIGGGFKAINEANLQIIPNRRRFGLISLILIVASIAFIAVKGFDFSIDFTGGQVYTVQYQDSDKHEKDLSKALSAAGISGTKVRTLGGTSANSYQISMRASDDAQFEAKMAQAFEKAGQKCEIVAKDNVGPTIGKELRFNAILSVILAWLGILIYVWFRFGKFGLGFGVAAVLGLVHDTVITLGFISAFGLSFDGALIASLLTMIGYSVNDTIVNFDRIRENTAVYGSSNFAETINKSMNQCFSRTMVTSLTTLFVCVILAVMGGSSIRDFGLVQCFGILIGTYSSVCICSPIVLWWSKRFKKGV; via the coding sequence ATGAATAAGAAAAAATTCGGCATGCGAGAACTGATTATTCTCCTCGTCATTGTTTTGTCGGCCTACACGGTATGGCCTTCTATCCAGGTTCACACCAAGAAGGGCGAAGAAAAGCAGACCTTCCTCAAGGAAAATCCGAAGGTGGGTGCAAAATCCATCAACTTCGGTTTGGACCTTGCTGGCGGTACGGCCATTACGCTCGAAATTGACAAGTCGAACGTCAAGGGCGACGATATCAAGGACATTCAGGAACAGTCCCTCGAAATCATCCGTAACCGCGTTGACCAGTACGGTCTTTCTGAACCGCAGATTTCCCCGTCCGGCGACGACCGAATCGTGGTTGAACTGGCAGGCGTGGATGACTCCACTGCAAAGGCTCTCGTGGGTTCGACCGCTAAGCTCGAATTCAAGATCCTGGCCGAAGCTGAAAAGTTTACCCAGGTTGTTGGCCTCATCGACCAGTACCTGACCCGCCAGACGACCGACATCGTGGCTGACTCCGCTGCTACGGATTCTACCGCCAAGGATTCTACGGTCGCTAAGGTTGATTCCGCCAAGGATACGACTAAGGCCCTTTCCGATGACGAATTGCTCGGTAAGGCTCCTGCCGCTGAAGTTGCTGCTAACGATTCCGCCAAGGATTCTGCCGCAGTCGAGGCTCAACCGGCATCTGAGGTCGGCGTTGCCCTTTCCGCTTACTACCTGAGTTTTGGTAACGGTGGCTTTATCGCCGAAGAAAATGTCGAAAAGGTCAAGAAGCTCCTCGCTACCGACGGTGTGCAGAAGCTGATTCCGCGCGATGTTGCTTTCGCTTTCGGCAGCGGTCTCGAACCGGTGCAGCGTGATTCCAAGATTAAGGCCAAGCGTCTTTACCTCCTCAAGCGCCGTGCTGAAATGGCTGGTGACGATGTGGTTGACGCCCGTCCGTACCGCGTGTCTGACGGTGTGAGTGCCGGTGAAGTGGCTGTGAGCCTCAAGTTCGGTGGCATTGGTCCGAAAAAGTTCTCTGCTGTGACTGCCGCTAACATTGGCAAGCAGATGGCTATCGTGCTCGACAACCAGGTGATTTCTGCTCCGGTGATCCGCGACCGTATCCCGAACGGCGAAGCCCAGATTACGGGTCTCGACGACATGGCCGAAGCTAACCGCCTTTCTGTTGTGCTCCGCGCTGGTGCCTTGAAGGCCCCGATGAAGATTATTGAAAGCCGCAGCGTGGGTGCAACCCTCGGTGAAGAAAACATTGTGCAGGGCTTCGGTTCCGGTGCTATCGGCCTTATCCTCTGCTTGGTGTTCATGGTTGCTTATTACCGCCTCGGTGGTTTGATTGCAAGCTTCGGTATGGTGATCAACACTTTGGTGACCGCCGCCGTGATGTCTGTGTTTAACGCTACGTTGACCTTGCCGGGTATCGCAGGCTTTATCCTCGTGGTCGGTATGTCTCTCGACGCCAACGTGATTATTTACGAACGTATCCGTGAAGAACTCAAGAACGGCCTGACCGCCCGCGCCGCCGTGGCCAAGGGTTACGAACGCGCTTTCGGTGCCATCTTGGACTCCAACTTGACCACCGTGCTTACCGGCCTTATCCTTTATAAGATTGGTACGGGTTCTGTGAAGGGTTTCGGTCTTACTCTTACGATCGGTATTTTGACCTCCTTGTTCTGCGCTATCACGGTGACCCGCTCCATCTTGGATTGGAAGCTTGCTAAGCGCGACGCTACGACCCTTTCGATCGGTGGCGGCTTCAAGGCTATCAACGAAGCCAACCTCCAGATCATTCCGAACCGCCGTCGTTTCGGCCTCATTTCCTTGATCCTCATTGTTGCTTCTATCGCCTTCATCGCTGTTAAGGGCTTTGACTTCAGCATCGACTTTACTGGTGGTCAGGTTTATACCGTGCAGTACCAGGATAGCGACAAGCATGAAAAGGATTTGAGCAAGGCTCTCTCTGCTGCTGGCATCTCTGGCACGAAGGTCCGTACGCTCGGTGGTACTTCTGCTAACTCTTACCAGATTAGCATGCGCGCCTCTGACGACGCCCAGTTCGAAGCCAAGATGGCTCAGGCCTTCGAAAAGGCCGGCCAGAAGTGCGAAATCGTCGCTAAGGACAATGTGGGTCCGACCATCGGTAAGGAACTCCGCTTCAACGCAATCCTTTCTGTGATTCTCGCATGGCTCGGCATTCTGATTTACGTGTGGTTCCGCTTCGGTAAGTTCGGTCTCGGCTTCGGTGTCGCTGCCGTGCTCGGCCTGGTGCACGATACCGTGATTACGCTCGGCTTCATCTCTGCCTTCGGTCTTTCCTTCGATGGCGCCTTGATTGCTTCGCTCCTCACCATGATCGGTTACTCTGTGAACGACACTATCGTGAACTTCGACCGTATTCGTGAAAACACTGCTGTGTATGGTTCCAGCAACTTCGCCGAAACCATCAACAAGTCTATGAACCAGTGCTTCAGCCGTACCATGGTGACCTCTCTCACGACCTTGTTCGTGTGCGTGATCCTTGCTGTGATGGGTGGTTCTTCCATCCGCGACTTCGGCTTGGTCCAGTGCTTCGGTATCCTTATCGGTACCTACTCTTCTGTGTGCATCTGCTCTCCGATCGTTCTGTGGTGGAGCAAGCGCTTCAAGAAGGGTGTGTAA
- a CDS encoding magnesium transporter CorA family protein, whose translation MLKKYYKIESGRLASAPNEDSADIVMMGSLSQEQRSVLVKEYEITEHTIASAFDSDELSRIEYDDDFTTIVFKKPKNYSASDNFQFRVESFGIFIFKDWVLLLTDSDIPVMDEKRFSKIDSLNTFVLRVLSYAIFHFNEHLKIINRINDELEQKLRTAMENKYLLSMFSLNKGLIYYVSALNSNDTLLKKLQIGRSLNWSESERELLDDIVIENRQSLQQAEIYANILTSMMDARASVISNNVNTLMKNLTIVTISISLPTFFASLFGMNVKLPFGMNGDATVGSPMAFWLIIAVCILSVLVFMAFWMRRK comes from the coding sequence ATGCTCAAGAAGTACTACAAGATCGAATCGGGTCGCCTCGCTAGTGCCCCGAACGAAGACAGCGCCGACATCGTGATGATGGGTTCCTTGAGCCAAGAGCAACGTAGCGTGCTCGTTAAAGAGTACGAAATCACGGAACATACGATAGCCTCTGCATTCGACTCGGACGAACTTTCCCGTATCGAATACGACGACGACTTTACGACCATCGTGTTTAAGAAGCCGAAGAACTATTCCGCAAGTGATAACTTCCAGTTCCGCGTGGAATCTTTCGGTATCTTCATTTTTAAGGACTGGGTGCTTTTGCTGACCGACTCCGATATTCCGGTGATGGACGAAAAGCGCTTCTCCAAAATTGACAGCTTGAACACTTTTGTGCTTCGCGTGTTGAGCTACGCTATTTTCCACTTTAACGAACACTTGAAGATTATCAACCGCATTAACGACGAGTTGGAACAGAAGCTGCGTACGGCCATGGAAAACAAGTACCTGCTTTCGATGTTCAGCTTGAACAAGGGCTTGATTTACTACGTGAGCGCCTTGAACAGCAACGACACGCTCCTGAAAAAGTTGCAGATTGGCCGCAGCTTGAACTGGTCTGAAAGCGAACGGGAACTGCTGGACGATATCGTGATTGAAAACCGCCAGAGTCTGCAGCAAGCTGAAATCTACGCCAACATTTTGACGTCCATGATGGATGCCCGCGCAAGCGTCATCAGCAACAACGTGAACACGCTGATGAAGAACTTGACCATCGTGACGATTTCTATTTCTCTCCCGACGTTCTTCGCAAGCTTGTTTGGCATGAACGTGAAGCTGCCCTTTGGCATGAATGGCGACGCAACTGTCGGTTCGCCCATGGCCTTCTGGCTGATTATTGCAGTGTGTATTCTCTCGGTGCTTGTCTTTATGGCCTTCTGGATGCGCCGTAAGTAA